One Rhizobiales bacterium GAS188 DNA window includes the following coding sequences:
- a CDS encoding branched-chain amino acid transport system substrate-binding protein: MKYRNCLPISTCVVLAAAALTAAPMANAAETKGPVTDDIGVLMIPKGAPIQLGAYWVMSGADSALGIDEKRGVEIAIKDHGGTLLGHPIKLNVEDDLCNAEGGQTAATKLAANPNTAIVLGPACSSAATPGAPILWKAGVTNIATATTAPALTAPERKPEYAGYMRTVYSDIDQGRSDAKYVHDVLKAKKIVTIHDGSPYAQQLATVMGDNFKKLGGTVLSQEAVAPTDVDMHPVLTRVATEKPDVIYAPVFVAAGAQLLRQSKDIPGLEKVPLIGSSGQMAPDLVEAARAAAVGYKITYPDVSPQAMGTGYPKFVEAYKKAYGEAPISGYHANAYDAAELAFKAIEKVAKTDANGVTYIGRKALRDAVLTIKFEGVSGPIGCDQYGQCAQFKPAVYEFTNGDPKTFKIGENPKKIWP, encoded by the coding sequence ATGAAATATCGCAATTGCCTTCCGATATCGACATGCGTCGTACTGGCCGCGGCAGCTTTGACCGCGGCCCCCATGGCCAACGCCGCCGAGACCAAGGGTCCCGTCACCGACGACATCGGCGTCTTGATGATCCCGAAAGGCGCACCGATCCAGCTCGGCGCTTATTGGGTGATGTCAGGAGCCGATTCGGCGCTCGGCATCGACGAGAAGCGCGGCGTCGAGATCGCCATCAAGGACCATGGCGGCACGCTCCTCGGCCACCCCATCAAGCTCAATGTCGAGGATGATCTGTGCAATGCCGAGGGCGGACAGACGGCCGCGACGAAACTCGCCGCGAACCCCAATACCGCGATCGTCTTGGGGCCTGCCTGTTCGAGCGCGGCGACGCCCGGAGCTCCGATTCTGTGGAAGGCCGGGGTCACCAATATCGCCACGGCGACCACGGCCCCGGCACTGACCGCACCGGAGCGCAAGCCCGAATATGCCGGCTATATGCGCACCGTCTATAGCGACATCGATCAGGGCCGCTCGGACGCGAAATATGTGCACGATGTCCTGAAGGCGAAGAAGATCGTGACGATCCACGACGGCAGCCCTTATGCCCAGCAGCTCGCCACGGTGATGGGAGACAATTTCAAGAAGCTCGGCGGGACCGTGCTGTCCCAGGAGGCCGTGGCGCCGACCGACGTCGATATGCACCCCGTCCTGACGCGCGTCGCAACCGAGAAGCCCGATGTGATCTACGCGCCGGTCTTCGTCGCCGCCGGCGCGCAGCTGCTGCGCCAATCGAAGGACATACCGGGCCTCGAGAAAGTGCCGCTGATCGGCAGCTCGGGGCAGATGGCGCCCGATCTGGTCGAGGCTGCCCGGGCGGCCGCGGTCGGATACAAGATCACCTACCCCGACGTCTCGCCGCAAGCGATGGGCACGGGCTATCCGAAATTCGTCGAGGCCTACAAGAAGGCTTACGGCGAAGCGCCGATCTCAGGGTATCATGCGAATGCCTATGACGCAGCGGAGCTTGCCTTCAAGGCAATCGAAAAGGTGGCGAAGACGGACGCGAACGGTGTCACCTATATCGGCCGCAAGGCGTTGCGCGACGCCGTGCTGACGATCAAGTTCGAGGGTGTCAGCGGCCCGATCGGCTGCGACCAATACGGTCAATGCGCGCAATTCAAGCCCGCCGTCTACGAGTTCACCAATGGGGACCCGAAGACCTTCAAGATCGGCGAGAATCCCAAAAAGATCTGGCCCTGA
- a CDS encoding branched-chain amino acid transport system permease protein, producing MREVAAGRTLIPKLSSLSRFTFVDVILWGLRIGVVIVVVGGTVGTLIKGRYAAAQWFDFLVFGLTIGSVYALVALGYTMVYGVLRLINFAHGDIMMTGAFSGYFVASQFAETGLLDRSPVLAMLGILAVAVTTSTTIAVLTERLAYRPFRHVRGLAPLICAIGVSFFLEQTFRGSFGSGIRAYPDPKWQKEVISVFGFGIPLVEALVVVAALVSMLILYLIVQRTRMGTAMRAVSEDTDAAALMGIDVNKVVVFTFALGGAMAGIAGVCYAFVFKQVYFFMGFTPGIKAFGAAVLGGIGSVPGAMLGGLFLGIVESVGPALFLDGIGIPAPYQLRDLIAFTLLIMVLIFRPYGILGERMAKKRA from the coding sequence ATGCGTGAGGTCGCGGCAGGCCGGACCTTGATACCGAAGCTCAGCTCGCTGTCGCGCTTCACCTTCGTCGATGTCATCCTCTGGGGATTGCGCATCGGTGTCGTGATCGTGGTTGTCGGCGGCACGGTCGGCACCTTGATCAAGGGCCGCTACGCCGCCGCCCAGTGGTTCGACTTCCTGGTGTTCGGCCTCACCATCGGCAGCGTCTATGCTTTGGTCGCGCTCGGCTACACCATGGTCTACGGGGTCTTGCGCCTGATCAATTTCGCGCATGGCGACATCATGATGACGGGCGCCTTCTCGGGATATTTCGTGGCCTCGCAATTTGCCGAGACCGGGCTTCTGGACCGCAGCCCGGTGCTGGCAATGCTGGGAATCCTCGCTGTCGCCGTCACGACATCGACGACCATCGCGGTGCTCACCGAGAGGCTCGCCTATCGGCCCTTCCGCCATGTCCGAGGCTTGGCGCCGCTGATCTGCGCGATCGGCGTGTCGTTCTTCCTCGAACAGACTTTCCGCGGCTCCTTCGGCTCGGGGATCAGGGCCTATCCCGATCCGAAATGGCAGAAGGAAGTGATTTCCGTTTTCGGCTTCGGCATTCCCCTTGTCGAAGCCTTGGTGGTGGTCGCAGCCCTCGTCTCGATGCTCATCCTCTATCTCATCGTGCAACGCACCCGGATGGGAACGGCGATGCGCGCGGTCTCGGAAGACACCGATGCGGCGGCCCTGATGGGCATCGATGTGAACAAGGTCGTGGTCTTCACCTTTGCGCTCGGCGGCGCCATGGCTGGCATCGCCGGCGTTTGTTATGCGTTCGTGTTCAAGCAGGTCTATTTCTTCATGGGCTTCACGCCCGGCATCAAGGCGTTCGGCGCGGCCGTGCTCGGCGGCATCGGCAGCGTGCCCGGCGCCATGCTCGGCGGGCTTTTTCTCGGCATCGTCGAATCGGTCGGGCCCGCCCTCTTCCTCGATGGGATCGGCATTCCGGCGCCCTATCAACTGCGCGATCTCATCGCCTTCACGCTTCTCATCATGGTCCTGATCTTCCGGCCTTACGGGATCTTGGGCGAGCGCATGGCGAAGAAGCGGGCATGA
- a CDS encoding branched-chain amino acid transport system permease protein, which translates to MTLATTNPATRRQRREQSPLERALRIGLIFGVVAVYISVVGILSLIDARWIIVGVASLGDAALIAIGLGAGATVAARRASAAFAPLVLPSLVAGAVAGGLLALLALAIQFLDLRPIFIALSPALLGTLTFGLGVPLGPAILVGAGALLGLLGAALSLAPATIRKPVVVGVAFVMVFGVFQELIQIMMQFGEIVGDLREAIYSWEGLSPEGALVIFVLASGATVLWTTMLRRQVDERLARLSPAQQRYAKGARIVLFILLLVLFPVVAGSYIGQVMMLVGLYILMGMGLNLEVGLAGLLDLGFVAFFAVGAYATALLTADSPHALASYTMLPSLSYWAAMPIAVIASIIVGVLFGIPVLGVRGDYLAVATMGLGEIVRVIVQSDMAAPLLAGAQGILQIPKPRIGSFELADPVDLFYLTLAASAVAAYFAWRLENSRLGRAWMAVRDDEDVAQALGINLVKVKLLAYGLGAAFAGLAGSIFAVMLTSIYPSSFQLLISINVLALIIVGGMGSLPGVVVGAVALVGLPELLREFGEFRFLFYGAVLIIMMRIKPEGLWPSATRRRELRAAAGEGVPDDPQEAAMFAAAPSSAAQGSGH; encoded by the coding sequence ATGACCCTCGCGACGACAAACCCCGCCACCCGCCGGCAGCGCCGGGAGCAGTCCCCCCTCGAGCGGGCGCTCAGGATCGGCCTCATCTTCGGCGTCGTCGCGGTCTACATCTCGGTCGTCGGCATCCTGTCCCTGATCGATGCGCGCTGGATCATTGTCGGCGTCGCGTCGCTCGGCGATGCCGCGCTCATCGCGATCGGGCTTGGCGCCGGCGCCACAGTGGCCGCGCGAAGGGCGTCCGCCGCATTCGCGCCACTTGTCCTGCCGAGCCTCGTCGCCGGGGCGGTCGCCGGCGGGCTCCTGGCGCTGCTCGCATTGGCTATCCAGTTCCTCGACTTGCGCCCGATCTTCATCGCCCTCTCGCCCGCTCTGCTCGGGACGCTGACCTTCGGGCTTGGAGTGCCGCTCGGCCCGGCGATACTGGTCGGCGCCGGGGCGTTGCTGGGCCTGCTGGGCGCCGCGCTCTCGCTCGCCCCGGCGACCATCCGCAAGCCGGTCGTCGTCGGCGTCGCCTTCGTCATGGTCTTCGGGGTCTTCCAGGAGCTCATCCAGATCATGATGCAGTTCGGCGAGATCGTCGGCGACCTGCGCGAGGCGATCTACAGCTGGGAGGGCCTCAGTCCCGAGGGCGCCCTGGTGATCTTCGTCCTTGCGTCCGGCGCGACGGTCTTGTGGACGACGATGTTGCGCCGGCAGGTCGATGAGCGCCTGGCGCGGCTCAGCCCGGCACAGCAGCGCTATGCCAAGGGCGCGCGGATCGTCCTCTTCATCCTCCTGCTCGTCCTGTTTCCGGTCGTCGCCGGCTCCTATATCGGCCAGGTGATGATGCTGGTCGGGCTCTATATCCTCATGGGGATGGGGCTCAATCTCGAGGTCGGGCTCGCAGGGCTCCTCGATCTTGGTTTCGTCGCTTTCTTCGCGGTCGGCGCCTATGCGACGGCGCTCCTGACCGCCGACAGCCCGCATGCGCTGGCGAGCTACACCATGCTGCCGAGCCTCTCCTATTGGGCCGCGATGCCGATCGCGGTCATCGCTTCGATCATCGTCGGGGTGCTGTTCGGCATCCCCGTGCTCGGGGTGCGCGGCGACTATCTGGCGGTCGCCACCATGGGCCTCGGCGAGATCGTGCGCGTCATCGTGCAATCGGACATGGCGGCGCCGCTCCTCGCCGGCGCCCAGGGCATCCTGCAGATCCCGAAGCCGAGGATCGGCAGCTTCGAGCTCGCCGACCCGGTCGATCTCTTCTACTTGACGCTCGCGGCCTCGGCGGTCGCCGCCTATTTCGCCTGGCGCCTGGAGAATTCGCGCCTCGGGCGGGCCTGGATGGCGGTCCGCGACGACGAGGACGTGGCGCAGGCGCTCGGCATCAACCTCGTCAAGGTCAAGCTCCTGGCCTATGGGCTCGGCGCTGCCTTCGCGGGCCTCGCCGGCTCGATCTTCGCGGTCATGCTGACATCGATCTATCCCAGCAGCTTCCAGCTCTTGATCTCGATCAACGTGCTCGCCCTGATCATCGTCGGCGGCATGGGCAGCCTGCCTGGAGTGGTGGTTGGCGCCGTGGCGCTGGTCGGCTTGCCGGAGCTGCTGCGCGAGTTCGGCGAGTTCCGCTTCCTGTTCTACGGCGCCGTCCTCATCATCATGATGCGTATCAAGCCCGAGGGCCTCTGGCCTTCGGCGACCCGTCGTCGCGAGCTGCGCGCCGCCGCCGGCGAAGGCGTGCCCGATGATCCGCAGGAGGCCGCCATGTTCGCTGCCGCGCCGTCATCGGCGGCGCAAGGCTCAGGCCACTAA
- a CDS encoding amino acid/amide ABC transporter ATP-binding protein 1, HAAT family, which translates to MAGATQGAILTTERLTMRFGGLVAVGELDLEVRERAIHSIIGPNGAGKTTVFNCIMQILQISAGQIWFRGERVDGLTPDRVAAAGISRTYQNIRLFRNITAMENLLVGMHLHLRSHWWGALLNSPHTRRDEEQAHEEALKLLHFVGLRGRGDVLARNLAYGEQRRLEIGRALATRPQLLMLDEPTAGMNPRETSEMMAFIREVRESFGITILLIEHQMRVVMAMSDVVTVLDHGVKIAEGSPAEIQNNPKVIEAYLGSPKAAPEAARLHAIEHMGETPIAPARDE; encoded by the coding sequence ATGGCGGGCGCGACGCAAGGGGCGATCCTCACGACCGAGCGGCTGACGATGCGCTTCGGCGGTCTCGTCGCTGTCGGCGAGCTCGATCTCGAGGTTCGCGAGCGCGCCATACACTCGATCATCGGGCCGAACGGCGCCGGCAAGACGACCGTTTTCAACTGCATCATGCAGATCCTGCAGATATCCGCCGGCCAGATCTGGTTTCGCGGCGAGCGCGTGGACGGCCTGACACCCGATCGCGTCGCGGCCGCCGGGATCAGCCGCACCTATCAGAATATCCGGCTGTTCCGGAACATCACCGCCATGGAGAATCTGCTGGTCGGCATGCATCTTCATCTGCGTTCCCATTGGTGGGGCGCGCTGCTCAACTCGCCGCACACCAGGCGGGACGAGGAACAGGCCCATGAGGAGGCGCTGAAGCTCCTGCATTTCGTCGGGCTGCGGGGCCGTGGCGATGTGCTGGCCCGCAATCTCGCCTATGGGGAGCAACGGCGCCTCGAGATCGGCCGGGCGCTCGCGACCCGTCCGCAGCTGCTCATGCTCGACGAACCGACGGCCGGCATGAACCCGCGCGAGACCTCCGAGATGATGGCCTTCATCCGCGAGGTGCGCGAATCCTTCGGGATCACCATCCTTCTCATCGAGCATCAAATGCGCGTCGTCATGGCGATGTCGGATGTGGTGACGGTGCTCGACCATGGCGTGAAGATTGCCGAAGGATCCCCGGCCGAGATCCAGAACAACCCGAAGGTCATCGAGGCCTATCTCGGCAGTCCCAAGGCCGCGCCGGAAGCCGCTCGCCTGCACGCGATCGAGCATATGGGCGAAACCCCGATCGCGCCGGCTCGCGACGAATAG
- a CDS encoding branched-chain amino acid transport system ATP-binding protein — protein sequence MALLEIDDIHVFYDNIEALKGVSIKVETKQIVTLVGANGAGKTTTLRAVSGLLHPRIGDIRLDGESLGDVAPHEIAAMGVLQVPEGRRIFARLTIEENLAMGAFARRDRQAVAEDKERMLTLFPRLRERLKQVAGTLSGGEQQMLATARALMGRPRVLLMDEPSMGLSPVLVEQVFETIRTINQQGVTILLVEQNALMALNIADYAYVMESGRIVLTGRGKDLLDDEKVQRAYLG from the coding sequence ATGGCTCTTCTCGAAATCGACGATATTCACGTCTTCTACGACAATATCGAGGCGCTGAAGGGTGTCTCGATCAAGGTCGAGACGAAGCAGATCGTCACGCTTGTCGGAGCGAACGGCGCCGGCAAGACGACGACCTTGCGGGCCGTCAGTGGGCTGCTTCATCCCCGGATCGGGGACATCCGCCTCGACGGCGAGAGCCTTGGCGATGTCGCGCCCCATGAGATCGCCGCCATGGGGGTGCTGCAAGTGCCGGAGGGGCGGCGCATCTTCGCCCGGCTGACGATCGAGGAGAATCTGGCGATGGGCGCCTTCGCGCGCCGGGATCGCCAGGCGGTCGCCGAGGACAAGGAGCGCATGCTGACGCTCTTTCCGCGTCTGCGTGAGCGCCTCAAGCAGGTTGCAGGGACGCTTTCCGGCGGCGAGCAGCAAATGCTGGCGACGGCACGCGCCTTGATGGGGCGGCCGCGCGTGCTGCTCATGGACGAACCCAGCATGGGGCTGTCCCCGGTCCTGGTCGAGCAGGTGTTCGAAACCATCCGGACGATCAACCAGCAAGGCGTCACCATCCTGCTCGTCGAACAGAACGCCTTGATGGCGCTGAATATTGCCGATTACGCCTATGTCATGGAGAGCGGCAGGATTGTCCTGACCGGTCGCGGCAAAGATCTGCTCGATGACGAGAAGGTGCAGCGCGCTTATCTCGGCTAG
- a CDS encoding LysR family transcriptional regulator, glycine cleavage system transcriptional activator, whose translation MSYRLPPLNGLRAFEAAGRHLSFKAAATELSVTPGAVSQQVKHLEQALGVPLFQRLHRSLILTSQGEALLPEVTEAFERLSEASDTVAKALKTKPLRLGISPALSDEPDRLLARLAGTKRPPDYVRAVATDDVADLLAGRLDALLRPGPGPYPGLHAEVLALAPGFGAHKKASLVVWPGLARCREFTRARALLVKD comes from the coding sequence ATGAGCTATCGCCTGCCCCCTCTGAACGGATTACGCGCCTTCGAGGCCGCCGGCCGCCACCTGAGCTTCAAGGCCGCCGCGACGGAACTCTCCGTCACGCCCGGTGCCGTCAGCCAGCAGGTGAAGCACCTGGAACAGGCGCTCGGCGTGCCGCTGTTCCAGCGCCTGCACCGCAGCCTGATCCTCACCTCGCAGGGCGAGGCCTTGCTGCCGGAAGTGACGGAAGCCTTCGAACGCCTGTCGGAGGCCAGCGACACGGTCGCGAAGGCTCTGAAGACGAAGCCGCTCCGCCTCGGCATCTCGCCGGCCCTGAGTGACGAGCCCGACCGCCTGCTCGCCCGTCTCGCCGGCACGAAGCGCCCGCCCGATTATGTGCGGGCGGTGGCGACCGACGATGTGGCCGATCTTCTCGCCGGCCGCCTCGATGCCCTGCTCCGCCCGGGCCCCGGCCCCTATCCCGGCCTGCATGCCGAAGTGCTAGCGCTCGCGCCCGGCTTCGGAGCCCACAAGAAGGCCTCGCTGGTGGTCTGGCCCGGCCTCGCCCGCTGCCGCGAATTCACCCGGGCGCGGGCGCTCTTGGTGAAGGACTGA
- a CDS encoding L-2-amino-thiazoline-4-carboxylic acid hydrolase, whose amino-acid sequence MAEIIHPFYESHRGAMEAAMRHRLDLAEAMLCERAHLSNIDGIRQEVMDEFEIVLTQMPYVGGAASRMSDFFMRLMGFMAISRVLRRHGVSLSVIGEIERETYKAQLLTVPEAERLASGRQFMSSENQTLLREQATKSHQKEFPEDFVYDFVEPGPGDNFEFGINYKACGFCKFAARHGDKEILPNICGLDFDAYATRGIHLERTQTLAGGANHCNFRFSRLPSD is encoded by the coding sequence ATGGCTGAGATCATCCATCCCTTTTACGAGTCGCATCGCGGTGCAATGGAGGCCGCCATGCGCCATCGCCTCGACCTTGCCGAAGCGATGTTGTGCGAGCGCGCGCATCTATCCAATATTGATGGAATTAGGCAGGAGGTGATGGACGAATTCGAAATCGTGCTCACCCAAATGCCCTATGTCGGAGGCGCGGCAAGTCGTATGAGCGATTTCTTCATGCGTCTCATGGGCTTTATGGCCATCAGCCGAGTGCTCCGGCGACACGGCGTGTCGCTGTCCGTGATCGGCGAAATCGAGCGAGAAACCTACAAGGCGCAATTGCTCACCGTGCCCGAAGCGGAACGTCTCGCCTCGGGGCGTCAATTCATGTCGTCAGAGAATCAGACTTTGCTGCGCGAGCAGGCTACAAAAAGCCATCAGAAAGAATTTCCGGAAGATTTCGTCTACGATTTCGTCGAGCCGGGCCCGGGTGACAACTTTGAATTCGGCATCAACTACAAAGCTTGCGGCTTTTGCAAATTCGCGGCTCGCCATGGAGATAAAGAAATCTTGCCGAACATTTGTGGACTTGATTTCGACGCCTATGCAACGCGAGGCATCCACCTGGAAAGGACACAAACGTTGGCTGGCGGCGCGAACCACTGCAATTTCCGATTCTCGCGGCTCCCGTCGGACTAG
- a CDS encoding 6-O-methylguanine DNA methyltransferase, DNA binding domain has product MVRRSVDDELRSDVLVDIPKEQERRFGCAGKMLKPSRASVEALVEKVPRGMVLTTTLLRKVLAEQHDAQVTCPFLTKRALMAIAEDPETTAPYWRVVMGSGEMMTTYPGRGIEQARRLRSEGVRVAGKIGRSRVANLNDNLAAL; this is encoded by the coding sequence GTGGTTAGGCGGAGCGTGGACGACGAGCTTCGAAGCGACGTGCTGGTGGACATCCCGAAGGAGCAGGAACGTCGCTTCGGCTGCGCAGGCAAAATGCTGAAGCCCAGTCGAGCGAGCGTCGAGGCTCTCGTGGAGAAGGTTCCACGCGGCATGGTCCTGACCACAACGCTTCTGCGCAAAGTACTCGCCGAACAGCACGATGCTCAGGTGACTTGTCCGTTCCTGACCAAGCGGGCGTTGATGGCGATCGCGGAAGATCCTGAAACGACGGCGCCCTACTGGCGGGTTGTGATGGGGAGCGGCGAAATGATGACGACCTATCCTGGCCGCGGGATTGAGCAGGCGAGGCGCCTTCGCAGTGAAGGTGTGCGGGTTGCGGGCAAGATTGGAAGGAGCAGAGTTGCGAACCTCAACGACAATCTTGCGGCGCTCTAA
- a CDS encoding AraC family transcriptional regulator, whose translation MNPIEKALWFIENRLAGEISLQAIAHSAGVSNHHLARAFGAATGQSLMRYARGRRLSEAARSLIAGAPDILTVALDAGYGSHEAFTRAFREQFGVTPDYCRSVGSIDQIQLVEPIRMDKSLLIGLAEPHFEELKELLIAGYGARYTFETNQGIPAQWQRFGPHIGNVARQVGPETYGVACNFDDGGSFEYIAGVQVSDFGALPEGFATVRIPAERYAVFRHPEHVSMLRRTHYTIWNKWLPASGMAIADAPNFERYGKEFNPMTGTGPIEVWMPVGR comes from the coding sequence ATGAATCCGATCGAAAAGGCCCTCTGGTTCATTGAAAACCGGCTTGCGGGGGAAATTTCACTGCAAGCGATCGCCCATTCGGCCGGCGTATCCAATCATCATTTGGCACGAGCCTTCGGTGCGGCGACCGGACAATCGCTCATGCGATATGCGCGGGGCCGCCGTCTCAGCGAAGCCGCACGGTCACTGATTGCCGGGGCGCCCGATATCCTGACCGTCGCCCTCGACGCAGGTTATGGTTCGCATGAGGCGTTCACCCGAGCGTTTCGCGAACAATTCGGCGTCACGCCCGACTATTGCCGCTCCGTGGGCAGCATCGATCAAATCCAACTCGTGGAGCCCATTCGTATGGACAAATCACTGCTGATCGGCCTCGCCGAACCGCACTTCGAAGAACTCAAAGAATTGCTGATCGCCGGCTATGGCGCGCGTTATACTTTCGAAACGAACCAAGGCATTCCAGCGCAATGGCAACGGTTCGGGCCGCATATCGGCAACGTTGCGCGACAGGTTGGGCCCGAAACCTATGGGGTCGCCTGTAATTTCGACGATGGGGGAAGTTTCGAATACATCGCAGGCGTGCAGGTTTCCGATTTCGGCGCGCTGCCTGAAGGGTTCGCAACGGTCCGGATCCCCGCCGAGCGCTATGCGGTGTTCCGCCATCCTGAGCACGTATCGATGCTGCGGCGCACGCATTACACGATCTGGAACAAATGGTTGCCGGCTTCCGGCATGGCGATAGCGGATGCACCGAACTTCGAGCGCTACGGCAAGGAATTCAATCCGATGACCGGCACCGGCCCGATCGAAGTCTGGATGCCGGTAGGCCGCTGA
- a CDS encoding NADH dehydrogenase, FAD-containing subunit, with product MRATRTAENLLTYDVVILGAGYAGLMAALRLGRRKWRLRIALINPRDQFLERVRLQESIVAAVSPRIASISAFVAGTNIEFIRGSVTALDADQRRIRIADETQEREIAFDQAIYALGSTIDVDDIPGAAEHAYRLEAGDGPRSAAALRSRLQEAAGRKLRVVTVGGAETGIEVAGEIKTAWPGAEVTMVSRSRCGDFRGARVEKAVRAELARLGVGLIDGETVSEVRSAEVMTARGRSIACDICVWSGGLRSAPVARDAGLATDPQGRIWVDANLRSISHAHIVAVGDAAHPIAPTGAPYRLSAFAALVSGAHAADAIMAQKAGRQLQPFSYSTFGQGVAIGRGGVGFPSYPDDKQILFILTGRTARNVRNFFVWFITYALKLERRFPGFFFWPGRRRVSWHQANDAIRKVETTQKIQVSQKIQVSQKIQAA from the coding sequence ATGCGTGCGACACGGACGGCAGAAAATCTCCTCACCTATGACGTGGTCATCTTGGGCGCCGGCTATGCCGGGCTCATGGCGGCGCTGCGGCTCGGCCGACGAAAATGGCGATTGCGCATCGCCCTCATCAATCCCCGCGATCAGTTCCTGGAACGCGTGAGGCTGCAGGAGAGCATCGTGGCCGCCGTCTCGCCGCGCATCGCGTCGATTTCGGCATTCGTCGCGGGAACCAATATCGAATTCATCCGCGGCAGCGTGACCGCGCTCGACGCCGACCAGCGGCGCATCCGCATCGCCGACGAAACGCAGGAGCGCGAGATCGCCTTCGATCAAGCCATCTATGCGCTGGGTTCGACTATCGATGTCGATGATATTCCAGGCGCGGCCGAGCACGCCTATCGGCTCGAGGCCGGCGACGGTCCGCGCTCCGCGGCGGCGCTGCGGTCGAGGCTACAGGAGGCCGCCGGCCGAAAGCTGCGCGTCGTCACGGTCGGCGGCGCCGAGACCGGGATCGAAGTCGCGGGCGAGATCAAGACCGCCTGGCCGGGCGCCGAGGTGACCATGGTCAGCCGATCACGATGCGGTGATTTCAGGGGCGCGCGCGTGGAAAAGGCCGTGCGCGCCGAGCTCGCGCGATTGGGGGTCGGATTGATCGACGGCGAGACCGTCAGCGAGGTCCGCTCGGCCGAGGTCATGACCGCGAGAGGCCGATCCATCGCCTGCGATATATGCGTGTGGTCGGGTGGGCTGCGCTCGGCGCCGGTTGCCCGTGATGCCGGTCTGGCGACGGACCCGCAGGGGCGGATCTGGGTCGATGCCAATCTGCGGTCGATTTCTCACGCGCATATCGTGGCAGTCGGCGACGCCGCCCATCCGATCGCTCCGACCGGCGCGCCCTACCGGCTGTCCGCCTTCGCGGCGCTGGTATCGGGAGCCCATGCGGCGGATGCCATCATGGCGCAGAAGGCTGGCCGGCAGCTGCAGCCGTTCAGCTACTCCACCTTCGGCCAGGGCGTCGCGATCGGTCGCGGCGGCGTTGGCTTTCCCAGCTATCCCGACGACAAGCAAATCCTGTTCATCCTGACAGGCCGAACCGCACGCAACGTGCGCAATTTCTTCGTGTGGTTTATCACCTATGCGCTCAAGCTCGAGCGTAGATTTCCGGGCTTTTTCTTCTGGCCGGGGCGGCGGCGAGTGTCATGGCACCAAGCAAACGACGCGATACGCAAGGTCGAGACGACGCAGAAAATCCAAGTGTCGCAGAAAATTCAAGTGTCGCAGAAAATCCAAGCGGCGTGA
- a CDS encoding RNA polymerase sigma-70 factor, ECF subfamily, with protein sequence MTLDRAFSELRPAMFALAYRITGSRADAEDIVQDAFMRLHDAEPKEAVRSFKAYLATITARLSLNRLRDLRARRETYVGEWLPEPLLTKDEPTVRAEDVSFALLVVLERLSPVERVVFVLRNAFDLTFEEIAPVVRRDVVACRKIFSRARARVAEERPRFTVDRAHHRVLMHSFFDAARGQDLEKLVLLLDDNVVLHGDGGGKAFATKKPVIGSLAVARFVIAVTRTLPLGATVEEIELNGAPGLVVKAGGRPVVVVMIDSDGEHIHSVFAVANPDKLNAIAQLREVGR encoded by the coding sequence GTGACTCTCGATCGGGCCTTCAGCGAGCTGCGGCCCGCCATGTTCGCGCTCGCCTACCGGATCACCGGCAGCCGGGCCGATGCCGAGGACATCGTGCAGGACGCCTTCATGCGCCTGCATGATGCGGAGCCGAAAGAGGCGGTGCGCTCGTTCAAGGCCTATCTCGCGACCATCACGGCGCGGCTCAGCCTCAATCGCTTGCGCGATCTGCGCGCACGCCGCGAAACCTATGTCGGCGAATGGCTGCCCGAACCGCTGCTGACCAAGGACGAACCCACCGTGCGCGCCGAGGACGTGTCGTTCGCCCTGCTCGTCGTGCTTGAACGCCTTTCGCCGGTGGAGCGTGTGGTGTTCGTGTTGCGCAACGCCTTCGATCTGACCTTCGAGGAGATCGCTCCGGTGGTCCGGCGCGACGTCGTGGCGTGCCGCAAGATCTTCAGCCGCGCCCGCGCCCGGGTCGCCGAGGAACGACCGCGCTTCACCGTAGACCGCGCACATCATCGTGTCCTGATGCATTCCTTTTTCGACGCCGCTCGCGGGCAGGACCTGGAAAAGCTGGTCTTGCTGCTCGACGACAATGTCGTGCTGCATGGCGATGGCGGCGGCAAGGCCTTTGCGACCAAGAAGCCGGTCATAGGCAGTCTCGCCGTCGCGCGCTTCGTGATCGCGGTGACACGGACACTGCCGCTTGGAGCGACCGTGGAAGAGATCGAGCTCAATGGGGCGCCTGGGCTGGTCGTGAAGGCAGGAGGACGCCCAGTGGTGGTGGTCATGATCGATTCGGACGGCGAGCATATCCATTCGGTCTTCGCGGTCGCCAATCCCGACAAGCTCAACGCGATCGCACAACTTCGTGAGGTCGGTCGGTGA